In Salmo salar chromosome ssa03, Ssal_v3.1, whole genome shotgun sequence, a single genomic region encodes these proteins:
- the LOC106598874 gene encoding CMRF35-like molecule 6 isoform X1 yields the protein MVILLVPTLKIVLLLAAVWTVRTAELITVEGYEGGKAEIRCPYKEEWRSQQKYLCKGDCPVFNKDKVIKTEEGENSASKGRYSMKDIREESVFIVTITNLTLKDAGRYWCGVDKWGQDNYIKVNLEVSEAAPTITTKTEPTTTASNPDSPTPSSLATTISPSSISSTHNGSGISVIIIVSMSLVTLLLVVSLLIVYRWKCNKETAVSSALTVNTGINREGCDGVYEEINDRPLESIYANLPTIPSES from the exons ATGGTTATCTTGCTGGTCCCCACACTGAAGATTGTCCTCCTCTTAG CTGCTGTGTGGACTGTGCGTACAGCAGAGTTGATCACAGTGGAAGGATATGAGGGGGGCAAGGCAGAGATCAGATGCCCCTACAAAGAGGAGTGGAGGAGCCAGCAGAAGTACCTCTGCAAAGGGGATTGTCCTGTTTTTAATAAAGACAAAGTTATTAAGACTGAGGAGGGGGAAAACAGTGCTTCTAAAGGGAGATACTCGATGAAGGACATCAGAGAGGAAAGTGTCTTCATTGTGACAATCACCAACCTGACATTAAAGGATGCTGGGAGATACTGGTGTGGAGTGGACAAATGGGGACAAGATAACTACATTAAAGTCAACCTTGAAGTCTCTGAAG CAGCACCAACAATCACCACCAAAACAGAACCTACTACAACTGCATCAAACCCAGATTCACCAACTCCATCATCCTTAGCCACCACCATCTCACCATCATCCATCTCATCAACACACAATGGATCTG GAATATCAGTGATCATCATAGTATCTATGAGTCTGGTTACATTGCTGCTTGTAGTCAGTCTGCTTATAGTCTACAGATGGAAATGCAACAAGGAAACAG CTGTCTCCTCTGCACTGACGGTGAACACTGGGATCAACAgagag GGTTGTGATGGTGTCTATGAGGAAATAAACGACCGACCCCTAGAGTCCATCTACGCCAACTTACCCACAATCCCCTCTGAATCTTAA
- the LOC106598874 gene encoding CMRF35-like molecule 9 isoform X3 codes for MVILLVPTLKIVLLLAAVWTVRTAELITVEGYEGGKAEIRCPYKEEWRSQQKYLCKGDCPVFNKDKVIKTEEGENSASKGRYSMKDIREESVFIVTITNLTLKDAGRYWCGVDKWGQDNYIKVNLEVSEAAPTITTKTEPTTTASNPDSPTPSSLATTISPSSISSTHNGSAVSSALTVNTGINREGCDGVYEEINDRPLESIYANLPTIPSES; via the exons ATGGTTATCTTGCTGGTCCCCACACTGAAGATTGTCCTCCTCTTAG CTGCTGTGTGGACTGTGCGTACAGCAGAGTTGATCACAGTGGAAGGATATGAGGGGGGCAAGGCAGAGATCAGATGCCCCTACAAAGAGGAGTGGAGGAGCCAGCAGAAGTACCTCTGCAAAGGGGATTGTCCTGTTTTTAATAAAGACAAAGTTATTAAGACTGAGGAGGGGGAAAACAGTGCTTCTAAAGGGAGATACTCGATGAAGGACATCAGAGAGGAAAGTGTCTTCATTGTGACAATCACCAACCTGACATTAAAGGATGCTGGGAGATACTGGTGTGGAGTGGACAAATGGGGACAAGATAACTACATTAAAGTCAACCTTGAAGTCTCTGAAG CAGCACCAACAATCACCACCAAAACAGAACCTACTACAACTGCATCAAACCCAGATTCACCAACTCCATCATCCTTAGCCACCACCATCTCACCATCATCCATCTCATCAACACACAATGGATCTG CTGTCTCCTCTGCACTGACGGTGAACACTGGGATCAACAgagag GGTTGTGATGGTGTCTATGAGGAAATAAACGACCGACCCCTAGAGTCCATCTACGCCAACTTACCCACAATCCCCTCTGAATCTTAA
- the LOC106598874 gene encoding CMRF35-like molecule 9 isoform X2, with the protein MVILLVPTLKIVLLLAAVWTVRTAELITVEGYEGGKAEIRCPYKEEWRSQQKYLCKGDCPVFNKDKVIKTEEGENSASKGRYSMKDIREESVFIVTITNLTLKDAGRYWCGVDKWGQDNYIKVNLEVSEAPTITTKTEPTTTASNPDSPTPSSLATTISPSSISSTHNGSGISVIIIVSMSLVTLLLVVSLLIVYRWKCNKETAVSSALTVNTGINREGCDGVYEEINDRPLESIYANLPTIPSES; encoded by the exons ATGGTTATCTTGCTGGTCCCCACACTGAAGATTGTCCTCCTCTTAG CTGCTGTGTGGACTGTGCGTACAGCAGAGTTGATCACAGTGGAAGGATATGAGGGGGGCAAGGCAGAGATCAGATGCCCCTACAAAGAGGAGTGGAGGAGCCAGCAGAAGTACCTCTGCAAAGGGGATTGTCCTGTTTTTAATAAAGACAAAGTTATTAAGACTGAGGAGGGGGAAAACAGTGCTTCTAAAGGGAGATACTCGATGAAGGACATCAGAGAGGAAAGTGTCTTCATTGTGACAATCACCAACCTGACATTAAAGGATGCTGGGAGATACTGGTGTGGAGTGGACAAATGGGGACAAGATAACTACATTAAAGTCAACCTTGAAGTCTCTGAAG CACCAACAATCACCACCAAAACAGAACCTACTACAACTGCATCAAACCCAGATTCACCAACTCCATCATCCTTAGCCACCACCATCTCACCATCATCCATCTCATCAACACACAATGGATCTG GAATATCAGTGATCATCATAGTATCTATGAGTCTGGTTACATTGCTGCTTGTAGTCAGTCTGCTTATAGTCTACAGATGGAAATGCAACAAGGAAACAG CTGTCTCCTCTGCACTGACGGTGAACACTGGGATCAACAgagag GGTTGTGATGGTGTCTATGAGGAAATAAACGACCGACCCCTAGAGTCCATCTACGCCAACTTACCCACAATCCCCTCTGAATCTTAA
- the LOC106598874 gene encoding CMRF35-like molecule 9 isoform X4 produces MVILLVPTLKIVLLLAAVWTVRTAELITVEGYEGGKAEIRCPYKEEWRSQQKYLCKGDCPVFNKDKVIKTEEGENSASKGRYSMKDIREESVFIVTITNLTLKDAGRYWCGVDKWGQDNYIKVNLEVSEAPTITTKTEPTTTASNPDSPTPSSLATTISPSSISSTHNGSAVSSALTVNTGINREGCDGVYEEINDRPLESIYANLPTIPSES; encoded by the exons ATGGTTATCTTGCTGGTCCCCACACTGAAGATTGTCCTCCTCTTAG CTGCTGTGTGGACTGTGCGTACAGCAGAGTTGATCACAGTGGAAGGATATGAGGGGGGCAAGGCAGAGATCAGATGCCCCTACAAAGAGGAGTGGAGGAGCCAGCAGAAGTACCTCTGCAAAGGGGATTGTCCTGTTTTTAATAAAGACAAAGTTATTAAGACTGAGGAGGGGGAAAACAGTGCTTCTAAAGGGAGATACTCGATGAAGGACATCAGAGAGGAAAGTGTCTTCATTGTGACAATCACCAACCTGACATTAAAGGATGCTGGGAGATACTGGTGTGGAGTGGACAAATGGGGACAAGATAACTACATTAAAGTCAACCTTGAAGTCTCTGAAG CACCAACAATCACCACCAAAACAGAACCTACTACAACTGCATCAAACCCAGATTCACCAACTCCATCATCCTTAGCCACCACCATCTCACCATCATCCATCTCATCAACACACAATGGATCTG CTGTCTCCTCTGCACTGACGGTGAACACTGGGATCAACAgagag GGTTGTGATGGTGTCTATGAGGAAATAAACGACCGACCCCTAGAGTCCATCTACGCCAACTTACCCACAATCCCCTCTGAATCTTAA
- the LOC106598876 gene encoding ras-related protein Rab-6B isoform X1: MSAGGDLGNPLRKFKLVFLGEQSVGKTSLITRFMYDSFDNTYQATIGIDFLSKTMYLEDRTVRNSVRLQLWDTAGQERFRSLIPSYIRDSTVAVVVYDITNMNSFQQTCKWIDDVRTERGSDVIIMLVGNKTDLEEKRQITIEAGEQRAKELNVMFIETSAKTGTNVKQLFRRVAATLPGMESLDDVNPEGMIDIKLDKPAEPTVPEGGCSC, from the exons ATGTCCGCTGGAGGAGACTTGGGGAACCCTCTGAGGAAATTTAAACTCGTCTTTTTAGGAGAACAGAGCG TGGGGAAAACATCACTGATCACCAGGTTCATGTACGACAGCTTTGACAACACATATCAG GCAACCATTGGGATTGACTTCTTATCAAAGACCATGTACCTGGAGGACCGAACAGTAAGAAACTCT GTGAGGCTGCAGCTGTGGGATACAGCTGGCCAGGAGCGCTTCAGGAGTCTGATTCCTAGCTACATACGGGACTCTACTGTCGCTGTGGTGGTGTATGACATCACAA ACATGAACTCGTTCCAGCAGACCTGTAAGTGGATTGATGATGTTCGAACAGAGAGGGGCAGTGATGTCATCATCATGTTAGTGGGCAACAAGACAGACCTGGAGGAGAAGAG GCAAATCACTATTgaggcaggagagcagagagccaAAGAACTGAACGTGATGTTCATCGAAACTAGTGCCAAGACAGGCACCAATGTCAAACAG ctGTTTCGGCGTGTGGCAGCAACCTTACCTGGGATGGAGAGTTTGGACGATGTGAACCCTGAAGGCA TGATTGACATAAAGCTGGACAAACCAGCAGAACCCACTGTCCCAGAGGGCGGGTGCTCGTGTTAA
- the LOC106598876 gene encoding ras-related protein Rab-6B isoform X2, producing the protein MSAGGDLGNPLRKFKLVFLGEQSVGKTSLITRFMYDSFDNTYQATIGIDFLSKTMYLEDRTVRLQLWDTAGQERFRSLIPSYIRDSTVAVVVYDITNMNSFQQTCKWIDDVRTERGSDVIIMLVGNKTDLEEKRQITIEAGEQRAKELNVMFIETSAKTGTNVKQLFRRVAATLPGMESLDDVNPEGMIDIKLDKPAEPTVPEGGCSC; encoded by the exons ATGTCCGCTGGAGGAGACTTGGGGAACCCTCTGAGGAAATTTAAACTCGTCTTTTTAGGAGAACAGAGCG TGGGGAAAACATCACTGATCACCAGGTTCATGTACGACAGCTTTGACAACACATATCAG GCAACCATTGGGATTGACTTCTTATCAAAGACCATGTACCTGGAGGACCGAACA GTGAGGCTGCAGCTGTGGGATACAGCTGGCCAGGAGCGCTTCAGGAGTCTGATTCCTAGCTACATACGGGACTCTACTGTCGCTGTGGTGGTGTATGACATCACAA ACATGAACTCGTTCCAGCAGACCTGTAAGTGGATTGATGATGTTCGAACAGAGAGGGGCAGTGATGTCATCATCATGTTAGTGGGCAACAAGACAGACCTGGAGGAGAAGAG GCAAATCACTATTgaggcaggagagcagagagccaAAGAACTGAACGTGATGTTCATCGAAACTAGTGCCAAGACAGGCACCAATGTCAAACAG ctGTTTCGGCGTGTGGCAGCAACCTTACCTGGGATGGAGAGTTTGGACGATGTGAACCCTGAAGGCA TGATTGACATAAAGCTGGACAAACCAGCAGAACCCACTGTCCCAGAGGGCGGGTGCTCGTGTTAA